From Pseudomonas sp. AN-1:
TGATCATGGCGCGTCTGGACAAGCACGGTCTCAAGCTGGTCAGCATCGTGCACACCCATGCCCACCTCGATCACTTCCTCGCTGCCGGGCAGATGAAGGAGCGCACCGGCGCCACCCTGCACCTGCATGAGGACGACCGTTTCCTGTGGGACAGCCTGGAGCTGCAGTGCCGCATGTTCGGCGTGCCCTACACCCCGGTGCCGGCGCCGGACCAGTACCTGCAGGACGACGAGGAGCTGGCCTGCGGCTGCGGCGTGGCGCTGCACACCCCGGGGCACACGCCGGGCTCGATGAGCTTCTGGTTCGAGGACGCCAAGCTGCTGATCGCCGGCGACACCCTGTTCCGCCGCGGCATCGGCCGCACCGACCTGTGGGGCGGCGACTACGCCACCATCGAGCGCTCGATCCGCCAGCGCCTGTACACCCTCGACGAGGAGGCGACCGTGATCACGGGCCATGGCCCGCAGACTACGCTGGGTGAGGAAATGCGCGAGAATCCGTTCATCCGCGCCTGAGGATGCCGGTCGTCGGGAATTTATCGCCGGCGCCGGCCTCTAAGGGTCATCTGCCCGCCGCTGGCGGGCCCGAGTCATCGTAAGGAGAGCCATCCATGAAACTGTCGAGTCGTCTGATCCTGTCCGCTGCCGCCCTGGCCGTGCTGAGCGGTTGTGCGCAGAACCCCTACCAGCAGCAGCCGGCTGGCGCGGACACCGGCATGAGCAAGACCGCCAAGTACGGTGGCCTGGGTGCCCTGGCCGGCGCCGCCGCCGGTGCACTGATCAGCCACGACGACCGTGGCAAGGGCGCGCTGATCGGCGCCGCCGTCGGTGGCGCCAGCGGTGCGGGCTACGGCTACTATGCTGACAAGCAGGAAGCCCAGCTGCGCCAGCAGATGCAGGGCACTGGCGTCGAAGTGCAGCGCCAGGGCGACAACATCCAGCTGATCATGCCGGGCAACATCACCTTCGCCACCGATTCGGCGGACATCTCCAGCGGCTTCTACTCCCCGCTGAACAACCTGGCCAGCTCGTTCAAGCAGTTCAACCAGAACAGCATCGAGATCGTCGGCCACACCGACAGCACCGGCGGCTACCAGTACAACATGGGCCTGTCGCAGCGCCGCGCGCAGAGCGTGGCCAACTACCTGATCTCCCAGGGCGTCGATCCGAGCCGGGTGACCACCCGCGGCGCCGGCCCGGACCAGCCGGTGGCCAGCAACGCCAGCGAGTCCGGTCGCCAGCAGAACCGCCGCGTCGAGGTGAACCTGCGCCCGCTGCCGGGCGCCCAGGGCGGCTACCAGCAGTAAGTCTGCGCACCGGCCCCGCGCCGGCGCGCGGGCGGAGAGGCGCTGCAGCGATGCAGCGCCTTTTTCGTGTCCGCTACTTTGGTCGCAAGGGCCTGCGACTTGCGCAGGGTTGTCGGCCGGCTGGCGCGGGGCGATGCTGCAAGCCATCCCCGCCGGACAGGCCAAGGCCCATGGACTGCGAATACCCCCGACTGCCGCGGCGCACCCTGCGGCTGGACAACGGCGTGACGGTCGCCCTCTACCACGAGCCGCAGGCCCGTCGCGTGGCGCTGGCGGCCAGCGTGGCGGCCGGCAGCTGCCACGAGCCGCCGGACTGGCCGGGGCTGGCGCACTTCCTCGAACATGCGCTGTTCCTCGGCAGCGCTGGCCACCCCGCGGTCGGCGCCTTCGCCGACTACGTGCACGGCCACGGCGGCCGCTACAACGCACGCACCCTGGGACTGCAGACCCTCTACTACCTGGAACTGCCGGCGCACCAGCTGGCGCCGGGGCTGGGCCGGCTGGCCGACCTGCTGGCCAGGCCGCTGCTGGACGCCGAGCGCCTGCGCGCCGAGCGCGAGGTGCTGGAGGCCGAATACCGGGCGCGCTGCGCCGACCCCGACAGCCAGCTGCACGGCGCCCTGGCCGCGCTGCTGGAACCCGCGCATCCGCTGGCGCGCTTCCAGGCCGGCAACCGCGACAGCCTGGACACCGACGATCCCCGCTTCCTCGCCGCGCTGCGCACCTGGCATGCCCGCCACTACCGCGGTCGCGGACTGCGCCTGCTGCTCGGCGGGCCGCAGCCGCTCGACGAGCTGGAGCGCCTGGCCCGCGAGCTGCTCGCCGCGCTGCCGGACGGGGAGCCGGCGCGGGAGGAGCCCTGGCCGCCGCTGTGGCCGGCCGGGCAGGGGGCGCTCGAACTGCTGCTGGAACAGCCGCAGGCGCTGCGGCGGCTGAGTCTGTGGCTGCCGCTGGCGCTGGACGCGCAGCGGCAGGATGGCCTGCTCGCCCTGCTGCGCGAGGCCGCCGGGCAGCCGGCGGCCGGCGGCCTGCTGGCCGAGCTGCGCGCGCGCGGCTGGGCGCAGCAGGTGGGCATCGACTGGCGGGACGGCGGCGCCGGCACGGGCCTGCTGGGCCTGCGCCTCGCGCTGGCGGACGGCGGCGAGGGCCGCGAGGCGCAGATCGCCGCGCTGTGCAGCGACTGGCTGCAGCGCCTCGCCGCTGCGCCGGCGCTGGCGCCGGACGCGCACGAGTGGGCGGCGCTGTGCTGCGAGCAGGCCTGGCAGGAGTTCGAGCTGGCGCCCATGGAGCGCGCCGCGCTGTGGCTGGAGCGCTGGCCGCGCCAGGGAGGCGGCGACTGGCAGCCGTGGTCCGCGCCGGGCACGCCCGCCGGGCTGCTGGCCGGGCTGGCGGCGGACCCGCAGCGGCTGATCCTGCAGGTCGCCCGCGCGCGCCTGGACGGCGGCGAGCCGACGCCCTGGTTTCCGGTGCGTCGCCGCGTGCGCCGGCTGGGCGGCCTGCCGGCCGTGGCGGCGCCGCGCTGGCAGGCGCCGCCGGCCAATCCCTTCCTCGCCCGTGGCGCCGCGGCGGCAGCGGCCGATGCCGACCCGGCGCTGCTGCGCCCCGGCCA
This genomic window contains:
- a CDS encoding MBL fold metallo-hydrolase, which translates into the protein MTVQPALIRETFPVGPLQCNCTIIGDPLTKKAIVVDPGGDPELIMARLDKHGLKLVSIVHTHAHLDHFLAAGQMKERTGATLHLHEDDRFLWDSLELQCRMFGVPYTPVPAPDQYLQDDEELACGCGVALHTPGHTPGSMSFWFEDAKLLIAGDTLFRRGIGRTDLWGGDYATIERSIRQRLYTLDEEATVITGHGPQTTLGEEMRENPFIRA
- a CDS encoding OmpA family protein; this encodes MKLSSRLILSAAALAVLSGCAQNPYQQQPAGADTGMSKTAKYGGLGALAGAAAGALISHDDRGKGALIGAAVGGASGAGYGYYADKQEAQLRQQMQGTGVEVQRQGDNIQLIMPGNITFATDSADISSGFYSPLNNLASSFKQFNQNSIEIVGHTDSTGGYQYNMGLSQRRAQSVANYLISQGVDPSRVTTRGAGPDQPVASNASESGRQQNRRVEVNLRPLPGAQGGYQQ
- the pqqF gene encoding pyrroloquinoline quinone biosynthesis protein PqqF → MDCEYPRLPRRTLRLDNGVTVALYHEPQARRVALAASVAAGSCHEPPDWPGLAHFLEHALFLGSAGHPAVGAFADYVHGHGGRYNARTLGLQTLYYLELPAHQLAPGLGRLADLLARPLLDAERLRAEREVLEAEYRARCADPDSQLHGALAALLEPAHPLARFQAGNRDSLDTDDPRFLAALRTWHARHYRGRGLRLLLGGPQPLDELERLARELLAALPDGEPAREEPWPPLWPAGQGALELLLEQPQALRRLSLWLPLALDAQRQDGLLALLREAAGQPAAGGLLAELRARGWAQQVGIDWRDGGAGTGLLGLRLALADGGEGREAQIAALCSDWLQRLAAAPALAPDAHEWAALCCEQAWQEFELAPMERAALWLERWPRQGGGDWQPWSAPGTPAGLLAGLAADPQRLILQVARARLDGGEPTPWFPVRRRVRRLGGLPAVAAPRWQAPPANPFLARGAAAAAADADPALLRPGHAALLLAWRPGDGGDHRLTAELAEAALTACWEQALHGAARLGHDWQALPRPGWLRLCLSGPASGLPALLERLLAELAAGDPAQWRAVLQRRRAEAQRQLLLRRLLAHPAAQGRLAEHELAPPALDGRDDGELRRRLAAFLAAGVRHARAFGGVPLPADFAPAAAQPVAAPRWLGGEHLQRLALDEGEHAVLLRLLAPPGDAEREAAWRLLAVLRQSAFYQALRVEQGLGYALFSRFLAGEEGAELQFGVQSPHADGARLQQAIRDFLAGSAAALAGLDAARLEPARGAALDALHGGSRRARLLQACGDWLGGRDTAHVQAVDAALQRLAPADLQRAAAELAAAEWRWLLSR